One segment of Arthrobacter sp. MMS18-M83 DNA contains the following:
- a CDS encoding FtsW/RodA/SpoVE family cell cycle protein: MIQALTTPTPRRNVELVLLIVSLAVGIGASAMVGLNSAAAFDSDFWFQSSLLVVAAFAFHTVLRFRAKYADPIMLPIVVALNGLGLALIHRMDQPGEDTGNNQLRWTLLAMAVSIAVIWLLKDHRLLRRFTFIALAASAIFLVLPLVPGISAGEVLGASVWIRLGPMTFQPGEIAKITLAIFFAGYLSSNRDLILLAGRKIGPMQLPRFKDLGPMITAWLVSIGILVFQRDLGTSVLFFGLFIVMIYVATSRISWVVIGLILILGGGFLASKFFAHVAFRLDSWWNAFTPEVFDRSPGGSGQIVQGLFGMADGGLAGTGLGQGRPDLVPFANSDMIIALIGEELGLIGLFAVVMLYMLLFTRGFRAALGARDAFGKLLACGLSFAIATQCFVVIGGVTRLIPLTGLTTPFLAAGGSSLLANWIIVGLLLMISHTARGPVDTTPITHAPTEAVKTP; this comes from the coding sequence ATGATTCAGGCTCTGACTACACCCACGCCGCGCCGCAATGTGGAGCTCGTCCTCCTTATCGTTTCCCTAGCCGTGGGAATCGGTGCAAGCGCCATGGTCGGGCTCAATAGCGCGGCCGCTTTCGACAGCGATTTCTGGTTCCAGTCGAGTCTTCTGGTAGTGGCCGCATTCGCTTTCCACACGGTCTTGAGGTTCCGCGCAAAATATGCCGATCCGATCATGCTTCCGATCGTGGTTGCGCTCAACGGCTTGGGGCTGGCCCTCATCCATCGCATGGACCAGCCCGGAGAAGACACTGGCAACAACCAGCTTCGCTGGACCCTCCTGGCCATGGCCGTGTCAATCGCCGTGATCTGGCTCCTCAAGGACCACCGGCTCCTTCGTCGTTTCACCTTTATCGCGCTGGCGGCCAGTGCGATTTTCCTGGTGTTGCCCCTCGTTCCCGGCATCTCCGCCGGCGAAGTGCTAGGCGCCAGCGTCTGGATCCGCCTGGGTCCCATGACTTTCCAGCCGGGCGAGATCGCCAAGATTACCCTGGCCATATTCTTCGCGGGCTATCTTTCCTCCAATCGGGATCTCATCCTGCTGGCTGGCCGCAAGATCGGCCCCATGCAGTTGCCCCGGTTCAAGGACCTTGGCCCGATGATCACGGCGTGGCTCGTGAGCATCGGCATCCTGGTCTTCCAGCGGGACCTCGGCACCTCGGTCCTCTTCTTCGGCTTGTTCATCGTCATGATCTACGTGGCAACAAGCCGCATCAGCTGGGTGGTCATCGGCCTCATACTGATCCTGGGTGGCGGATTCCTGGCATCGAAGTTCTTTGCACACGTCGCATTCCGCTTGGACAGCTGGTGGAACGCGTTCACTCCGGAAGTCTTCGACCGGTCCCCCGGCGGTAGCGGACAGATCGTCCAAGGCCTCTTCGGCATGGCCGACGGCGGCCTTGCAGGCACGGGGCTCGGACAAGGCAGGCCGGATCTGGTGCCCTTCGCCAACAGCGACATGATCATCGCGCTCATCGGTGAGGAACTGGGACTGATCGGTCTCTTCGCCGTCGTGATGCTCTACATGCTCCTCTTCACCCGTGGTTTCCGCGCAGCACTCGGTGCGCGGGACGCGTTCGGCAAGCTCCTCGCTTGCGGCCTGTCCTTTGCCATCGCGACTCAATGCTTCGTGGTGATCGGCGGCGTCACGCGGCTGATCCCGCTGACGGGGCTCACCACTCCCTTCCTCGCTGCAGGCGGTTCCTCCTTGCTTGCCAACTGGATCATCGTGGGCTTGCTGCTCATGATTTCCCACACCGCGCGAGGCCCGGTAGACACAACGCCCATTACCCATGCCCCCACAGAGGCGGTGAAGACCCCATGA
- the pknB gene encoding Stk1 family PASTA domain-containing Ser/Thr kinase translates to MTTGRSTPAHREDSTPMTNQRVLNGRYELGELLGRGGMADVYKGTDTLLGRTVAVKLLRADLARDPQFHARFKREAQAVAALNHSSIVAIYDTGEYTVSGGPGEDVRVPYIVMEYVSGRTIRDLIRAKELDIDQAIEFLLGVLSALEYSHKAGIVHRDIKPANVMVSGDSNDVKVMDFGIARAMADSAATMTQTQAVVGTAQYLSPEQARGETVDARSDLYSAACLLFEMLTSRPPFTGDSPVSVAYQHVREIPEPASSFNPAVSEALDSVLAKGLQKDRADRFQDAAAFRRALRAARNGVAVPAFSPGPTDSQEVVPSTQHLPEGGLARGLTGAEFLDSTLNGRLGNAQDAGDQDTLLAHYAGEPGSEPDHDGAMPLGFTPELERSPRQKSRRRAWAAVVVIFTLLVLAGGGFWLYSTVNQKPAPPALVAVPQVAGMSEAKALQALYGANLSPESRKVPHDTIAKGTVINTDPSVGSQVAPNSHVILNVSDGPVSVTVPAGLSGLTEAAARDLLRQAGLVGGSSTLSNNPTVPAGSVISTKPASGAVVGAGSTVDLVVSTGKVSVPQLVGLNVADAEALLKENGLTMAVTEQENSQVTPGKVTSQGDAFKSLVDQGKTISVIVAKAPAPPPSPSPTPSPSDTRSRGTGLGSLGDVGGLGG, encoded by the coding sequence ATGACGACCGGACGCTCCACACCTGCCCACAGAGAGGACAGCACTCCAATGACAAACCAGCGCGTCCTCAACGGGCGGTACGAACTCGGTGAATTGCTCGGCCGTGGCGGTATGGCGGATGTCTACAAGGGCACCGACACCCTGCTCGGCCGAACCGTGGCGGTGAAACTGCTCCGCGCCGATCTTGCCCGCGATCCGCAGTTCCATGCTCGCTTCAAACGCGAGGCCCAGGCAGTAGCGGCCCTGAACCACTCCTCAATCGTGGCCATCTATGACACGGGCGAGTACACGGTGTCCGGTGGTCCGGGCGAGGACGTCCGGGTCCCCTACATCGTCATGGAATACGTGTCCGGGCGGACTATCCGCGACCTGATCCGTGCCAAGGAACTGGACATCGATCAAGCCATCGAGTTCCTCCTTGGCGTCCTGTCCGCCCTTGAATACAGCCACAAAGCCGGAATCGTCCACCGCGACATCAAGCCGGCCAACGTCATGGTCTCCGGGGATTCCAACGACGTCAAGGTCATGGACTTCGGCATCGCCCGGGCCATGGCTGACTCCGCGGCTACCATGACCCAGACCCAGGCCGTGGTTGGAACAGCCCAGTACCTCTCGCCCGAGCAAGCCCGCGGCGAGACCGTGGACGCGCGTAGTGATCTGTACTCTGCGGCGTGCCTGCTGTTTGAGATGCTCACGTCCCGGCCCCCGTTCACCGGCGACAGTCCTGTCTCCGTGGCCTACCAGCATGTCCGAGAAATCCCCGAGCCCGCCAGCAGTTTCAATCCGGCAGTGTCGGAGGCATTGGACAGTGTCCTGGCCAAGGGCTTGCAGAAGGACCGCGCCGACCGTTTCCAGGATGCGGCCGCCTTCCGACGTGCCTTGCGTGCCGCCAGAAACGGCGTGGCAGTCCCTGCGTTTTCTCCTGGGCCCACGGACTCCCAAGAAGTAGTACCCTCGACGCAGCACCTTCCCGAAGGTGGCTTGGCGCGCGGCCTGACGGGCGCCGAATTCCTGGACAGCACCCTGAACGGGAGGCTGGGCAATGCCCAGGACGCCGGCGACCAGGACACCCTGTTGGCCCACTATGCCGGGGAACCGGGATCGGAGCCAGATCACGACGGCGCCATGCCGCTTGGATTCACCCCCGAACTCGAGCGTTCCCCCCGCCAGAAGTCCCGCCGTCGTGCGTGGGCCGCAGTCGTGGTCATCTTTACGCTGCTTGTCCTGGCCGGCGGTGGATTCTGGTTGTACAGCACCGTGAACCAGAAGCCAGCGCCGCCGGCGCTGGTCGCGGTACCTCAAGTGGCCGGCATGAGCGAGGCCAAGGCATTGCAAGCGCTCTATGGCGCCAATCTCAGCCCGGAGTCGCGCAAGGTCCCGCACGACACCATCGCCAAGGGCACAGTGATCAACACGGACCCAAGCGTTGGGTCTCAAGTGGCGCCGAACTCACACGTCATACTGAACGTTTCAGACGGTCCGGTCTCCGTAACCGTGCCGGCGGGCCTGAGCGGCCTGACCGAGGCCGCGGCGCGTGACCTCCTGCGCCAAGCCGGCCTCGTGGGCGGGTCCAGCACCTTGTCCAATAATCCTACAGTTCCCGCAGGCTCCGTCATCAGCACTAAACCCGCTTCAGGGGCGGTCGTGGGCGCGGGAAGCACTGTTGATTTGGTGGTGTCCACCGGCAAGGTGTCCGTGCCGCAACTCGTTGGTTTGAATGTGGCGGATGCCGAGGCCTTGCTCAAGGAGAACGGCCTGACGATGGCCGTCACCGAGCAGGAGAACTCGCAAGTAACGCCTGGAAAGGTCACGAGCCAGGGGGATGCCTTCAAGTCCCTTGTGGACCAAGGCAAAACCATCAGTGTGATCGTTGCAAAGGCTCCCGCTCCGCCCCCTAGCCCCAGTCCGACACCCTCCCCCAGTGACACCCGGAGTCGCGGAACCGGGTTGGGTAGCTTGGGCGACGTAGGCGGCTTGGGAGGTTAG
- a CDS encoding penicillin-binding transpeptidase domain-containing protein: MNHSIRNSWLAAVAMFALLFGAISYVQVIGAGDLNDNPWNQRAVLANYCNDRGAIIVGGKPIAESVAGDETCKYQRSYAQPELYAGITGYFSRTYGSTGLEQQLRDELAGSSDQLFLDRVSQIFLGSQPKGASVELTIDPAIQKLAYDLIPDGQRGSIVVTNPKTGAIIAMASKPSYDPNLIATHDSAKEKASYEQLNQVPGINLNQSVSGPTGALLAPGSVFKLVDTAAALNSGKYNKDSVLPNPDSLPLPGSNASLPNYAGGNCSTRSTADFAFALEQSCNTPFASIALDLGQKAIADQASKFGFGQDFGDLLKLQSAVSVFPKDLDQAQLAQSAVGQRDVRATPLQIALMTAAIANHGVQMKPSLIKTVRAPDLRVISEPKAETLRTSTTPEIASQITSWMTDVVSKGIASGAAVPGVQVAGKTGTAQLGDTGLNNSWFTGFAPANDPQVAVTIVMQGVDVSTGAKLTSPNAKKIFEAVLNK, encoded by the coding sequence ATGAACCATTCCATACGCAACTCGTGGCTGGCAGCCGTTGCCATGTTCGCCCTCCTCTTCGGCGCCATCAGCTATGTCCAGGTCATCGGCGCCGGCGACCTCAATGACAATCCGTGGAACCAGCGCGCCGTCCTGGCGAACTACTGCAACGACCGCGGTGCCATCATCGTGGGCGGCAAGCCGATCGCCGAATCCGTTGCCGGGGACGAAACCTGCAAGTATCAGCGCAGTTACGCCCAGCCGGAACTTTACGCCGGCATCACGGGATACTTCTCCAGGACCTATGGATCCACCGGACTTGAGCAGCAGCTCCGCGATGAGCTGGCCGGCAGCTCCGATCAACTTTTCCTGGACCGCGTCAGCCAGATCTTCCTCGGCAGCCAGCCGAAGGGTGCCTCGGTGGAATTGACTATCGATCCCGCGATCCAGAAACTCGCCTACGACCTCATTCCTGACGGCCAGCGTGGCTCGATCGTGGTCACCAATCCGAAGACGGGCGCCATCATTGCCATGGCTTCCAAGCCGTCCTACGATCCCAACCTGATCGCCACGCATGATTCTGCGAAGGAAAAGGCAAGTTACGAGCAACTCAACCAGGTTCCCGGGATCAACCTGAACCAATCCGTGAGTGGACCCACGGGTGCGCTGCTGGCGCCCGGCTCGGTGTTCAAGCTCGTCGATACTGCGGCTGCCTTGAACTCCGGAAAGTACAACAAGGACAGCGTGCTGCCGAACCCTGACAGCTTGCCCTTGCCCGGTTCCAATGCATCATTGCCCAACTATGCAGGCGGCAACTGCTCAACCCGGAGCACGGCCGATTTCGCCTTCGCCTTGGAGCAGTCCTGCAACACGCCTTTCGCCAGCATCGCCCTCGACTTGGGGCAGAAGGCCATCGCGGACCAGGCAAGCAAGTTTGGCTTCGGGCAGGATTTCGGGGACCTCCTCAAGCTCCAGTCCGCTGTCAGCGTCTTCCCCAAGGACCTGGACCAGGCGCAGCTCGCCCAGTCCGCCGTCGGGCAGCGTGACGTCAGGGCCACTCCGCTGCAGATCGCGCTGATGACCGCGGCAATTGCCAATCATGGAGTCCAGATGAAGCCGAGCCTCATTAAGACGGTGCGCGCCCCCGATCTCCGCGTCATCAGTGAACCCAAAGCCGAGACCTTGCGTACCTCCACCACACCCGAGATCGCCAGCCAGATCACATCGTGGATGACCGACGTCGTATCGAAGGGCATCGCGAGTGGCGCTGCGGTTCCCGGAGTCCAGGTGGCCGGCAAGACCGGCACCGCGCAGTTGGGCGACACGGGCCTGAACAACTCATGGTTTACCGGGTTCGCCCCGGCCAATGACCCGCAAGTGGCCGTCACCATAGTCATGCAAGGTGTTGACGTGTCTACCGGTGCAAAGCTAACCAGTCCGAACGCGAAGAAGATTTTTGAGGCGGTGTTGAATAAGTGA
- a CDS encoding PP2C family protein-serine/threonine phosphatase, producing the protein MRYAARSDVGRIRSKNDDSAYVGRHLAVVADGMGGHAGGDVASASTVLDMIHLDHDSYPDGAETVLADEIQTANSLLSELVHVDPKLAGMGTTVTALLLEGRRLHFAHIGDSRAYRLRNGKFEQISVDHTFVQRLIDEGRLRPEEAETHPHKNVLMRVLGDVDASPELDLDVLDVEPGERWLLCSDGLNYVQGAVVEQVVRETKDLADCAELLIELTLANGAPDNVTVVLLEIVEGAGDELSTAAVEVVTPATVTPGAVAAPNPAAPIADAPKAADTGRTAGMTGPSKETTLDGGAKAPAKGPSATKPAFSQASPTVVPAAKPREATLDAGVSAAAGPAKPAGATEPPTATDPHLGEHLSAEILREELSSRPHELVGAAATAAETGSIPTVAGRSVARRAATVLTHKAEQDRPEVQPLVARRRRWLTPAIAALLAIFVVAGLWLGYAWTQTRYYVGEFDHRVAIFNGISQSLGPFQLSKVEAVTEIRVDSLPEYSRQSIRQTVPARDLGDAQQIVKNLQDTGTTGLPANCPTGTPRPTASPTATASPATASPTATASPSPSNAPTSSPTSTPVPSCAVSP; encoded by the coding sequence ATGCGCTACGCGGCGCGGTCCGACGTCGGGCGCATCCGCTCGAAGAACGACGACTCCGCCTATGTCGGCCGCCATCTTGCCGTCGTTGCGGACGGCATGGGCGGCCATGCGGGCGGCGACGTTGCCTCGGCATCCACGGTGCTGGACATGATCCACCTTGACCACGATTCCTATCCGGATGGCGCCGAGACGGTGTTGGCGGACGAAATCCAGACCGCCAATTCCCTTCTCTCCGAGCTTGTCCATGTAGACCCGAAACTCGCAGGCATGGGCACCACTGTCACAGCCCTTCTCCTCGAAGGCAGGCGGCTGCACTTCGCGCACATCGGCGATTCCCGCGCCTACCGTTTGCGCAATGGCAAATTCGAACAGATCAGCGTGGACCACACTTTCGTCCAAAGACTGATCGACGAAGGCCGGCTGCGCCCGGAGGAAGCTGAAACCCACCCGCACAAGAACGTCCTCATGCGCGTTCTGGGCGACGTGGACGCGAGCCCCGAACTTGACCTGGACGTGCTCGACGTCGAACCCGGCGAACGCTGGCTCCTCTGCTCCGACGGCCTGAACTATGTCCAAGGGGCAGTGGTGGAGCAGGTGGTTCGGGAAACCAAGGACCTCGCCGATTGCGCCGAGCTCCTCATTGAGCTCACACTGGCGAATGGGGCTCCGGACAACGTCACCGTGGTGCTCCTGGAAATCGTGGAAGGGGCGGGCGACGAGCTCAGCACGGCCGCCGTCGAGGTCGTCACCCCCGCAACTGTCACCCCAGGAGCAGTCGCCGCACCCAACCCGGCCGCGCCAATCGCAGACGCGCCGAAGGCTGCCGATACGGGCAGAACTGCCGGAATGACCGGTCCGAGCAAGGAAACCACGCTCGATGGCGGCGCGAAGGCGCCTGCCAAAGGCCCCTCAGCCACTAAACCTGCGTTCAGCCAAGCCTCGCCGACGGTCGTACCGGCGGCCAAGCCGAGGGAAGCAACCCTCGACGCCGGAGTTTCCGCCGCCGCCGGTCCCGCCAAACCCGCGGGAGCAACCGAACCTCCGACCGCGACAGACCCCCACTTGGGCGAACACCTATCGGCGGAGATCCTCCGTGAAGAACTCTCAAGCCGGCCGCACGAATTGGTGGGCGCTGCCGCTACGGCGGCCGAAACGGGTTCGATCCCTACCGTGGCTGGACGCAGCGTTGCACGACGCGCTGCCACGGTACTGACGCACAAGGCCGAACAGGACCGCCCGGAGGTACAACCGCTTGTCGCCCGGAGGCGGCGTTGGTTGACGCCCGCAATAGCCGCTCTCTTGGCGATTTTTGTGGTCGCGGGGCTGTGGCTCGGATATGCGTGGACCCAGACGCGGTATTACGTCGGTGAATTCGACCACCGCGTGGCGATCTTCAATGGGATTTCGCAAAGCCTTGGCCCGTTCCAGCTCTCGAAAGTGGAGGCTGTCACGGAGATCCGCGTGGACTCATTGCCGGAATACTCGCGACAGAGCATCCGCCAGACCGTTCCGGCACGCGATCTCGGTGATGCCCAGCAGATTGTAAAAAACCTGCAAGATACTGGCACTACCGGTCTGCCGGCCAATTGCCCCACAGGCACGCCCAGGCCGACGGCAAGCCCCACCGCCACAGCAAGTCCCGCGACAGCAAGCCCCACCGCCACAGCGAGCCCAAGTCCTTCAAACGCGCCGACATCGTCACCCACGTCCACGCCGGTCCCTTCGTGCGCGGTGTCCCCATGA
- a CDS encoding protein kinase domain-containing protein translates to MRPTSGITLGGRFQLTSRIAIGGMGEVWRAKDQILGRIVAIKVLKEEYTGDPGFLQRFRAEARHTALLNHVGIANVFDYGEEDGSAYLVMELVPGQPLSSILEREQVLSPDRTLSIISQTARALAPAHAQGLVHRDIKPGNLLITPDFRVKVTDFGIARLADQVPLTQTGQVMGTAQYLAPEQATGQTATGSSDIYSLGVIGYEALTGHRPFSGESQIAIALAQVNDAPPPLPESLPTPVRALLMSMLAKDPKNRPADAIKLAEAAEAIRAGDISAAHAAVPGMLLFESATGPITAPTDLATAPTGIVASPYGKETRSTSTSALPVIGAAAAGAAAGAAAEGGNALSRANALAAERSLEQADEHDHYLAEEETYEEGPQRKKRSPWTWPLVALIVLLLFALVGVILSQSGLFSPRNPAPATSNSPVQISSAPPSSASPSATETSAAPTPTTPTVETVNLIPEAYKGQPYDKVRADLSALGMGVNGVQVFDPSTPGTVIDINPSGPQPKGTTITVNYSKGPQMVSVPTIGKGASESVVQAAIEGAGLRWVAGTPVDGATGQAPGTFVSSDPAGGQKVPSGSIVTYHLSKSTASPSPKTTP, encoded by the coding sequence GTGAGACCTACGTCAGGAATCACCCTCGGCGGCAGGTTCCAGCTGACCAGTCGCATTGCGATTGGCGGCATGGGAGAGGTCTGGAGGGCCAAGGACCAGATCCTTGGCCGGATCGTCGCAATCAAGGTACTCAAAGAGGAATATACGGGTGACCCCGGGTTCCTCCAGCGTTTCCGCGCCGAGGCCCGCCACACCGCATTGCTAAACCACGTGGGGATCGCCAACGTCTTCGACTATGGCGAAGAAGATGGATCCGCCTACCTGGTGATGGAGCTCGTACCGGGACAGCCGTTGAGCAGCATCCTGGAACGTGAGCAGGTCCTCTCGCCGGACCGCACCCTGTCCATCATTTCCCAGACCGCCCGTGCGCTGGCCCCTGCGCACGCACAGGGCCTGGTACACCGCGATATCAAGCCGGGCAACCTCCTGATCACGCCGGACTTCCGCGTCAAGGTTACCGACTTCGGCATTGCGCGCCTCGCCGACCAAGTCCCCCTCACGCAGACCGGCCAAGTCATGGGAACTGCCCAGTACCTGGCCCCGGAGCAAGCCACGGGACAGACCGCAACGGGGTCCTCGGACATATATTCCCTCGGGGTTATCGGCTACGAAGCCCTCACGGGGCATCGTCCGTTCTCCGGTGAATCCCAGATCGCAATTGCGCTGGCCCAGGTCAACGACGCCCCGCCGCCCCTGCCTGAGAGCCTCCCAACTCCGGTACGCGCCCTGCTGATGTCGATGCTCGCCAAGGATCCGAAGAACCGTCCCGCAGACGCGATCAAGCTGGCCGAGGCCGCAGAAGCTATCCGCGCGGGCGACATTTCCGCGGCACACGCCGCCGTGCCTGGAATGTTGCTGTTCGAATCCGCCACAGGCCCCATCACCGCGCCGACTGACCTCGCCACCGCCCCCACGGGCATTGTCGCCTCGCCGTACGGCAAGGAAACGCGTTCGACGTCGACGTCGGCCCTTCCGGTGATCGGCGCCGCAGCAGCGGGCGCCGCAGCAGGGGCTGCGGCCGAGGGTGGAAATGCTCTCTCCCGCGCAAATGCCCTGGCCGCCGAACGCAGCTTGGAGCAAGCTGACGAGCACGACCACTACCTCGCGGAAGAAGAAACATACGAGGAGGGGCCCCAGCGCAAGAAGCGCAGCCCGTGGACCTGGCCCCTCGTCGCGCTGATCGTGCTCCTGCTCTTCGCCTTGGTTGGTGTGATCCTGTCCCAGTCGGGGCTTTTCTCGCCAAGGAATCCGGCCCCGGCCACTTCAAACTCTCCGGTCCAAATCTCAAGCGCGCCGCCAAGCTCGGCGAGTCCGAGCGCCACGGAGACGTCGGCCGCCCCGACGCCCACCACGCCCACTGTGGAGACTGTTAACCTGATCCCGGAAGCATACAAGGGCCAACCGTATGACAAGGTCCGTGCAGACCTCAGCGCGCTCGGCATGGGCGTTAACGGAGTCCAGGTCTTCGATCCCTCGACGCCGGGCACGGTCATCGACATCAACCCGTCCGGCCCGCAGCCCAAGGGGACCACCATCACCGTCAATTACTCCAAGGGTCCGCAGATGGTTTCGGTTCCGACCATTGGCAAGGGCGCCTCCGAGTCAGTCGTGCAGGCTGCCATCGAAGGTGCCGGCCTGCGCTGGGTCGCGGGTACCCCTGTTGATGGAGCAACCGGCCAGGCGCCTGGGACATTTGTCAGCTCCGATCCCGCCGGCGGACAGAAAGTGCCTTCCGGATCCATAGTTACCTACCACCTGTCCAAGTCGACCGCGTCTCCTTCTCCTAAGACCACCCCGTAG
- a CDS encoding class E sortase, which translates to MEGSRRPRSGKRKGRPSTGDVVRKVVQIIGELLLTGGVILLLFVAWELWWTNVEADVKQSQAIQGFAKDFAGPVEPVAPADPAKAPSYGKPVVAQEPEHGGMIGIMYIPRFGPDYSRPIIEGTGSDILDTLGLGHYGTTSMPGATGNFAVAGHRQTHGAVLDNIHLLVPGDKIYVQTKDGYYTYVFRNNQIVLPSRTDVLLPVPTQPGATPTESYLTMTSCNPRFGAEERIIAFSVLESWQPASAGPPQDIAKQVAQTRGKG; encoded by the coding sequence ATCGAAGGTTCCCGGCGGCCCCGCTCGGGGAAACGCAAGGGACGGCCGAGCACCGGTGACGTTGTGCGCAAGGTGGTCCAGATCATCGGCGAACTCCTCCTCACCGGAGGAGTCATCCTGTTGCTCTTCGTGGCGTGGGAGCTGTGGTGGACCAACGTCGAAGCCGACGTGAAGCAAAGCCAGGCCATCCAGGGATTCGCCAAGGACTTTGCGGGACCGGTTGAACCGGTTGCCCCCGCTGACCCTGCCAAAGCGCCGAGCTACGGGAAACCCGTCGTTGCGCAGGAACCCGAGCACGGCGGAATGATCGGCATCATGTACATTCCCCGATTCGGCCCTGATTATTCGCGCCCCATCATCGAAGGAACCGGCTCCGACATCCTGGACACCCTGGGCCTGGGCCACTACGGGACCACCAGCATGCCCGGGGCGACCGGCAACTTCGCCGTCGCCGGTCACCGCCAGACCCACGGCGCTGTGCTGGACAACATCCATCTCCTGGTACCAGGCGACAAAATCTATGTGCAGACCAAAGACGGCTACTACACATACGTTTTCCGCAACAACCAGATCGTGCTGCCCTCGCGGACGGACGTCCTTCTCCCGGTCCCTACACAGCCTGGTGCGACGCCTACCGAAAGCTACTTGACCATGACCAGCTGCAATCCGCGCTTCGGTGCGGAAGAACGCATCATCGCGTTCTCCGTTCTGGAAAGCTGGCAACCCGCATCCGCCGGCCCACCTCAGGACATTGCCAAGCAAGTCGCGCAGACGCGCGGAAAGGGCTAA